The following coding sequences are from one Onychomys torridus chromosome 14, mOncTor1.1, whole genome shotgun sequence window:
- the Zbtb25 gene encoding zinc finger and BTB domain-containing protein 25 isoform X3, which produces MALESSRHGTVSGATMDTASHSLVLLQQLNMQREFGFLCDCTVAIGDVYFKAHRAVLAAFSNYFKMIFIHQTSECIKIQPTDIQPDIFSYLLHIMYTGKGPKQIVDHSRLEEGIRFLHADYLSHIATEMNQVFSPETVQTSNLYGIQISTTQKPAVKQGLEMKEAPPSSSGNRAAVQSEHPQLQLSLAIGLDDGSAEQQRAHPAAQALEEHQRPPVSIKQERCDPESAVSRGHSSSSSEVTGPSFTENSIRVHLCHYCGERFESRGRLRQHLHTHASASLPFGVPASILESNDLGEVRPLSDSSEALECRRLSSFVVKESEQQPPPPPPEHSSRGTAEPLQISQVSLISKDTEPVELNCNFSFSRKRKISCTICGHKFLRKSQLLEHMYTHKGCRISKMNLNMKQMRSVLKNILETGTEAHV; this is translated from the exons ATGGCTCTAGAGAGTAGTAGGCACGGCACTGTTTCTGG AGCCACAATGGATACTGCCAGTCATAGCCTTGTCCTGCTGCAGCAGTTGAACATGCAGCGTGAGTTTGGATTTCTGTGTGACTGCACGGTTGCTATTGGAGATGTTTACTTCAAAGCCCACAGAGCagtacttgctgctttttccAACTATTTCAAGATGATATTTATTCACCAAACAAG tgaatGCATAAAAATACAACCAACTGACATCCAGCCTGATATATTCAGCTACTTGTTGCATATTATGTACACAGGAAAAGGGCCAAAACAGATTGTGGATCATAGTCGTTTGGAGGAAGGGATCCGATTTCTCCATGCTGACTACCTTTCCCACATTGCAACTGAAATGAATCAAGTGTTCTCTCCAGAGACTGTGCAGACCTCCAATCTGTACGGTATTCAGATTTCAACAACCCAGAAGCCAGCTgtcaaacaagggctggagatgaAAGAGGCTCCCCCCAGCAGCAGCGGAAACAGAGCTGCTGTCCAGAGCGAGCACCCGCAGCTGCAGCTCTCTCTCGCCATCGGCCTAGATGACGGAAGTGCGGAGCAGCAGAGGGCCCATCCTGCTGCCCAGGCCTTGGAGGAGCACCAGAGGCCCCCGGTGTCCATCAAACAGGAGAGGTGTGACCCGGAGTCTGCGGTCTCCCGGGGCCACTCCTCGTCCTCCTCAGAAGTGACTGGCCCCTCCTTTACAGAAAACAGTATCAGAGTCCACTTGTGCCACTACTGTGGGGAACGCTTCGAATCTCGTGGTCGCCTGAGACAGCACCTCCACACGCATGCGTCTGCATCTCTCCCGTTTGGTGTCCCTGCTTCCATTCTGGAAAGTAATGACCTTGGTGAAGTGCGTCCACTTAGTGACAGCAGTGAGGCTCTTGAATGCCGGAGGCTCAGCTCCTTCGTCGTCAAGGAGAGTGAGCAGcagccgccaccgccgccgcctgAGCACTCAAGCCGGGGTACTGCAGAGCCTTTACAGATCAGTCAAGTATCTTTGATCTCCAAAGACACAGAGCCAGTAGAATtaaactgtaatttttctttttcaagaaaaagaaaaatcagttgtACCATCTGCGGTCACAAATTTCTTCGAAAAAGCCAGTTACTggaacacatgtatacacataaag GTTGCAGAATCAGTAAAATGAACTTGAATATGAAGCAGATGAGATctgttttaaagaatattttagagACTGGGACTGAAGctcatgtgtga
- the Zbtb1 gene encoding zinc finger and BTB domain-containing protein 1, giving the protein MARPSHSSYVLQQLNNQREWGFLCDCCIAIDDIYFQAHKAVLAACSSYFRMFFMNHQHSTAQLNLSNMKISAECFDLILQFMYLGKILTAPSSFEQFKVAMNYLQLYNVPDCLEDIQDADCSSSKCSSSAASKQNSKMIFGVRMYEDTVARNGSEANRWCAEPSSTVNTPHNREPDEESLQLAHFPEPLFDVCKKSSGSKLSAPKERVSRRFGRSFTCDSCGFGFSCEKLLDEHVLTCTNRHSYQNTTRAYHRIVDIRDGKESNIKAELGEKDSSKPFSAQTDKYREDASQAPDDSASSTGSRRGTAESGMAGEEKGRATETGRMIIKMEPEDIPTDEMKDFNVIKVADKDCNESTDNDELEDEPEEPFYRYYVEEDVGIKKSGRKTLKPRMSVSVDERGGIESGRPPNNSSPVQEDGENASCELCGLTITEEDLSSHYLAKHIENICACGKCGQILVKGRQLQEHAQRCGEPQDLTMNGLGNTDEKMDMEENPDEQSEIRDMFVEMLDDFRDNHYQINSLQKKQLFKHSACPFRCPNCGQRFETENLVVEHMSGCLDQDMFKSAIMEENERDHRRKHFCNLCGKGFYQRCHLREHYTVHTKEKQFVCQTCGKQFLRERQLRLHNDMHKGMARYVCSICDQGNFRKHDHVRHMISHLSAGETICQVCFQIFPNNEQLEQHMDVHLYTCGICGAKFNLRKDMRSHYNAKHLKRT; this is encoded by the coding sequence ATGGCAAGGCCCAGTCACAGCAGCTATGTCCTTCAGCAGCTAAACAACCAAAGAGAGTGGGGTTTTCTCTGTGACTGCTGCATTGCTATTGACGACATCTACTTCCAAGCACACAAAGCGGTCTTGGCTGCCTGCAGCTCCTATTTTCGAATGTTTTTCATGAACCATCAGCACAGTACTGCCCAGCTGAATCTCAGCAACATGAAAATAAGCGCTGAGTGTTTTGACCTCATTCTGCAATTCATGTACTTAGGGAAGATTCTGACCGCCCCTTCCAGCTTCGAGCAGTTCAAGGTGGCGATGAACTACCTGCAGCTATACAATGTACCTGACTGCTTAGAAGATATACAGGATGCAGACTGTTCGAGTTCAAAATGTTCGTCCTCCGCTGCCAGCAAACAGAACAGCAAGATGATTTTTGGGGTAAGAATGTATGAAGACACAGTGGCTAGAAATGGCAGTGAAGCCAACAGGTGGTGTGCGGAGCCCAGTTCAACAGTGAACACACCACACAATAGAGAGCCTGATGAGGAATCGTTACAGTTAGCCCACTTCCCTGAGCCACTGTTTGATGTGTGTAAAAAAAGCTCTGGGTCCAAATTATCGGCTCCCAAAGAACGTGTGTCCCGACGCTTTGGACGGAGTTTTACCTGTGATAGCTGTGGGTTTGGCTTCAGCTGTGAAAAATTACTGGATGAACATGTGCTGACCTGTACTAACAGACATTCGTACCAAAACACAACACGGGCTTACCACCGAATAGTGGATattagagatggaaaagagagcaACATCAAAGCTGAACTTGGTGAAAAGGATTCTTCTAAACCATTTTctgcacagacagacaaatacaGAGAAGACGCCAGCCAGGCGCCTGATGACTCAGCTTCGAGCACTGGAAGCAGAAGAGGCACAGCGGAGTCTGGAATGGCTGGGGAAGAAAAAGGTAGAGCTactgagacaggaagaatgaTCATCAAGATGGAACCAGAAGATATTCCTACGGATGAGATGAAAGACTTCAACGTCATTAAAGTTGCTGATAAGGACTGCAATGAGTCCACTGACAATGACGAGTTGGAAGATGAACCGGAGGAGCCATTTTATAGATACTATGTCGAGGAAGACGTCGGCATTAAAAAGAGTGGCAGGAAAACCCTGAAACCTCGGATGTCCGTAAGTGTGGATGAAAGAGGTGGTATAGAGAGCGGGAGACCCCCTAACAACAGCAGTCCAGtacaggaggatggagagaatgCATCCTGTGAGCTGTGCGGACTCACGATAACTGAGGAGGACCTGTCATCTCATTACTTAGCCAAACACATTGAAAACATCTGCGCGTGCGGGAAATGTGGACAAATACTTGTCAAGGGCAGACAGCTTCAGGAACACGCTCAGAGATGTGGAGAACCTCAGGATCTGACGATGAATGGGCTAGGGAATACCGACGAGAAGATGGACATGGAGGAGAACCCTGATGAGCAGTCTGAGATAAGAGACATGTTTGTTGAAATGCTAGATGATTTCAGGGACAATCATTACCAAATAAACAGTCTCCAGAAAAAGCAGTTATTTAAACATTCCGCTTGTCCTTTCCGGTGTCCCAATTGTGGCCAGCGTTTTGAAACTGAAAATTTAGTGGTCGAACATATGTCTGGCTGCCTAGACCAGGATATGTTTAAGAGTGCCATCATGGAGGAGAACGAGAGAGATCACCGACGAAAACACTTCTGTAATCTCTGTGGGAAAGGGTTTTATCAGCGGTGTCATCTGAGAGAACACTACACTGTTCATACTAAGGAAAAGCAGTTTGTGTGTCAGACGTGTGGGAAGCAGTTCCTAAGGGAGCGACAGTTGCGTCTGCACAATGATATGCACAAAGGCATGGCCAGGTATGTCTGTTCCATTTGTGATCAAGGAAACTTCCGAAAACATGACCATGTACGGCATATGATTTCTCATCTCTCTGCTGGTGAGACGATATGCCAGGTCTGCTTTCAGATATTCCCCAATAATGAACAGTTGGAGCAGCATATGGATGTTCATCTGTATACGTGTGGAATATGTGGAGCAAAGTTTAATTTGAGGAAAGATATGAGATCACATTATAATGCCAAGCATTTGAAAAGAACCTGA
- the Zbtb25 gene encoding zinc finger and BTB domain-containing protein 25 isoform X2, whose translation MDTASHSLVLLQQLNMQREFGFLCDCTVAIGDVYFKAHRAVLAAFSNYFKMIFIHQTSECIKIQPTDIQPDIFSYLLHIMYTGKGPKQIVDHSRLEEGIRFLHADYLSHIATEMNQVFSPETVQTSNLYGIQISTTQKPAVKQGLEMKEAPPSSSGNRAAVQSEHPQLQLSLAIGLDDGSAEQQRAHPAAQALEEHQRPPVSIKQERCDPESAVSRGHSSSSSEVTGPSFTENSIRVHLCHYCGERFESRGRLRQHLHTHASASLPFGVPASILESNDLGEVRPLSDSSEALECRRLSSFVVKESEQQPPPPPPEHSSRGTAEPLQISQVSLISKDTEPVELNCNFSFSRKRKISCTICGHKFLRKSQLLEHMYTHKGKSYRYNRCQRFGNSLAQRFQQYCDSWPDAPLKSSRLSPEHVDLPCAFESELTQGSVDTILVE comes from the exons ATGGATACTGCCAGTCATAGCCTTGTCCTGCTGCAGCAGTTGAACATGCAGCGTGAGTTTGGATTTCTGTGTGACTGCACGGTTGCTATTGGAGATGTTTACTTCAAAGCCCACAGAGCagtacttgctgctttttccAACTATTTCAAGATGATATTTATTCACCAAACAAG tgaatGCATAAAAATACAACCAACTGACATCCAGCCTGATATATTCAGCTACTTGTTGCATATTATGTACACAGGAAAAGGGCCAAAACAGATTGTGGATCATAGTCGTTTGGAGGAAGGGATCCGATTTCTCCATGCTGACTACCTTTCCCACATTGCAACTGAAATGAATCAAGTGTTCTCTCCAGAGACTGTGCAGACCTCCAATCTGTACGGTATTCAGATTTCAACAACCCAGAAGCCAGCTgtcaaacaagggctggagatgaAAGAGGCTCCCCCCAGCAGCAGCGGAAACAGAGCTGCTGTCCAGAGCGAGCACCCGCAGCTGCAGCTCTCTCTCGCCATCGGCCTAGATGACGGAAGTGCGGAGCAGCAGAGGGCCCATCCTGCTGCCCAGGCCTTGGAGGAGCACCAGAGGCCCCCGGTGTCCATCAAACAGGAGAGGTGTGACCCGGAGTCTGCGGTCTCCCGGGGCCACTCCTCGTCCTCCTCAGAAGTGACTGGCCCCTCCTTTACAGAAAACAGTATCAGAGTCCACTTGTGCCACTACTGTGGGGAACGCTTCGAATCTCGTGGTCGCCTGAGACAGCACCTCCACACGCATGCGTCTGCATCTCTCCCGTTTGGTGTCCCTGCTTCCATTCTGGAAAGTAATGACCTTGGTGAAGTGCGTCCACTTAGTGACAGCAGTGAGGCTCTTGAATGCCGGAGGCTCAGCTCCTTCGTCGTCAAGGAGAGTGAGCAGcagccgccaccgccgccgcctgAGCACTCAAGCCGGGGTACTGCAGAGCCTTTACAGATCAGTCAAGTATCTTTGATCTCCAAAGACACAGAGCCAGTAGAATtaaactgtaatttttctttttcaagaaaaagaaaaatcagttgtACCATCTGCGGTCACAAATTTCTTCGAAAAAGCCAGTTACTggaacacatgtatacacataaaggTAAATCTTACAGATATAACAGATGCCAAAGGTTTGGAAATTCATTGGCCCAGAGGTTTCAGCAGTATTGTGACAGCTGGCCCGATGCCCCCCTGAAAAGTTCTCGCTTGTCACCAGAACATGTAGACTTGCCTTGTGCCTTCGAGTCAGAGCTCACACAAGGAAGTGTGGACACCATCCTTGTGGAGTAG
- the Zbtb25 gene encoding zinc finger and BTB domain-containing protein 25 isoform X1, protein MALESSRHGTVSGATMDTASHSLVLLQQLNMQREFGFLCDCTVAIGDVYFKAHRAVLAAFSNYFKMIFIHQTSECIKIQPTDIQPDIFSYLLHIMYTGKGPKQIVDHSRLEEGIRFLHADYLSHIATEMNQVFSPETVQTSNLYGIQISTTQKPAVKQGLEMKEAPPSSSGNRAAVQSEHPQLQLSLAIGLDDGSAEQQRAHPAAQALEEHQRPPVSIKQERCDPESAVSRGHSSSSSEVTGPSFTENSIRVHLCHYCGERFESRGRLRQHLHTHASASLPFGVPASILESNDLGEVRPLSDSSEALECRRLSSFVVKESEQQPPPPPPEHSSRGTAEPLQISQVSLISKDTEPVELNCNFSFSRKRKISCTICGHKFLRKSQLLEHMYTHKGKSYRYNRCQRFGNSLAQRFQQYCDSWPDAPLKSSRLSPEHVDLPCAFESELTQGSVDTILVE, encoded by the exons ATGGCTCTAGAGAGTAGTAGGCACGGCACTGTTTCTGG AGCCACAATGGATACTGCCAGTCATAGCCTTGTCCTGCTGCAGCAGTTGAACATGCAGCGTGAGTTTGGATTTCTGTGTGACTGCACGGTTGCTATTGGAGATGTTTACTTCAAAGCCCACAGAGCagtacttgctgctttttccAACTATTTCAAGATGATATTTATTCACCAAACAAG tgaatGCATAAAAATACAACCAACTGACATCCAGCCTGATATATTCAGCTACTTGTTGCATATTATGTACACAGGAAAAGGGCCAAAACAGATTGTGGATCATAGTCGTTTGGAGGAAGGGATCCGATTTCTCCATGCTGACTACCTTTCCCACATTGCAACTGAAATGAATCAAGTGTTCTCTCCAGAGACTGTGCAGACCTCCAATCTGTACGGTATTCAGATTTCAACAACCCAGAAGCCAGCTgtcaaacaagggctggagatgaAAGAGGCTCCCCCCAGCAGCAGCGGAAACAGAGCTGCTGTCCAGAGCGAGCACCCGCAGCTGCAGCTCTCTCTCGCCATCGGCCTAGATGACGGAAGTGCGGAGCAGCAGAGGGCCCATCCTGCTGCCCAGGCCTTGGAGGAGCACCAGAGGCCCCCGGTGTCCATCAAACAGGAGAGGTGTGACCCGGAGTCTGCGGTCTCCCGGGGCCACTCCTCGTCCTCCTCAGAAGTGACTGGCCCCTCCTTTACAGAAAACAGTATCAGAGTCCACTTGTGCCACTACTGTGGGGAACGCTTCGAATCTCGTGGTCGCCTGAGACAGCACCTCCACACGCATGCGTCTGCATCTCTCCCGTTTGGTGTCCCTGCTTCCATTCTGGAAAGTAATGACCTTGGTGAAGTGCGTCCACTTAGTGACAGCAGTGAGGCTCTTGAATGCCGGAGGCTCAGCTCCTTCGTCGTCAAGGAGAGTGAGCAGcagccgccaccgccgccgcctgAGCACTCAAGCCGGGGTACTGCAGAGCCTTTACAGATCAGTCAAGTATCTTTGATCTCCAAAGACACAGAGCCAGTAGAATtaaactgtaatttttctttttcaagaaaaagaaaaatcagttgtACCATCTGCGGTCACAAATTTCTTCGAAAAAGCCAGTTACTggaacacatgtatacacataaaggTAAATCTTACAGATATAACAGATGCCAAAGGTTTGGAAATTCATTGGCCCAGAGGTTTCAGCAGTATTGTGACAGCTGGCCCGATGCCCCCCTGAAAAGTTCTCGCTTGTCACCAGAACATGTAGACTTGCCTTGTGCCTTCGAGTCAGAGCTCACACAAGGAAGTGTGGACACCATCCTTGTGGAGTAG